The Sporosarcina luteola genome contains a region encoding:
- a CDS encoding GDSL-type esterase/lipase family protein yields MSGLEKGNVLLVVSLLLNVLLIGTGSYVVHKIGGIEFVKTKMQTTPSPKRDSAYYYTKKSVFEYSAASDADKVFIGDSITDYGEFQEYFPNEVVLNRGIRNDSAKGVLKRIQEVVDRNPKEAYLMIGVNDIRYKTDANDFESRVNEIIDSFEGKETRLFIQSILPVNNGLFGNEVTNEKVKKFNEILRRIADENGIEYIDLHPSFTDNSGQLDKKFTVDGLHLNGKGYEVWVDRLRSR; encoded by the coding sequence GTGTCTGGATTGGAAAAAGGAAATGTTCTATTGGTAGTATCTTTACTTTTAAACGTTCTGTTAATCGGAACGGGAAGCTATGTCGTTCACAAGATTGGCGGCATCGAATTCGTGAAAACGAAAATGCAAACCACACCATCTCCTAAAAGGGATTCTGCATATTATTATACGAAGAAAAGCGTCTTTGAATATTCAGCAGCGAGTGATGCGGATAAAGTGTTCATCGGGGACAGCATTACCGACTATGGGGAGTTCCAGGAATATTTCCCTAACGAAGTCGTGTTGAATCGTGGAATTCGCAATGATTCGGCGAAAGGTGTATTGAAACGGATCCAGGAAGTAGTGGACCGGAATCCGAAAGAGGCTTATTTGATGATCGGGGTCAACGATATCCGTTATAAAACGGATGCCAACGATTTCGAAAGCCGTGTCAATGAGATTATCGATTCTTTTGAAGGGAAGGAAACCCGGCTTTTCATTCAATCAATCCTGCCGGTGAATAACGGGCTTTTCGGGAATGAAGTAACGAATGAAAAAGTAAAGAAGTTCAATGAAATTTTACGACGGATTGCGGATGAAAATGGGATTGAGTATATCGACCTGCATCCGAGTTTCACAGACAATAGCGGGCAGTTGGATAAGAAGTTCACGGTCGATGGGCTGCATTTGAATGGCAAAGGATATGAAGTTTGGGTGGACAGGCTCCGATCGAGATGA
- a CDS encoding ABC transporter permease: protein MSKFIIRRLLQTVPVLLGVTILVFSMMYLIPGDPAQIMAGEGASPKTVEQIREKLGLNEPAPVQYLSYMKNVLKGDLGNSVRSGRAVTDEIKARFWTTVELSFYATLLAVFLGLIAGIISAVRHYTWSDISIMIVALFGLSMPNFWFGLMLIQWFAIGPDWMPEFMKMRASGWGDDWRQMLLPVITLGTGGAAIIARMTRSSMLEVIGQDYIRTARAKGMGERVVIYRHALKNALIPVITVVGLEFGGFLGGAVLTETIFAINGMGRLTIDAIRTRDFPIVQGTVLVISFLFVFVNLLVDISYRVLNKRIDLN from the coding sequence ATGTCGAAATTCATTATAAGGCGCCTGCTCCAGACGGTTCCGGTTTTGCTTGGCGTTACGATTCTCGTTTTTTCAATGATGTATTTGATCCCGGGGGACCCGGCGCAGATCATGGCGGGGGAGGGGGCATCTCCGAAAACAGTGGAACAGATCCGGGAGAAGCTCGGGTTGAATGAACCTGCACCCGTGCAATATCTCAGTTACATGAAGAATGTCCTCAAAGGAGATCTTGGAAACTCGGTGCGCAGCGGGCGTGCGGTCACGGATGAAATTAAGGCTCGGTTTTGGACGACGGTGGAGCTATCCTTTTATGCAACGCTCCTCGCCGTGTTCCTTGGGCTGATCGCTGGCATCATCTCGGCTGTCCGCCACTACACATGGTCGGATATTTCAATAATGATTGTCGCGCTTTTCGGCTTATCCATGCCGAATTTCTGGTTCGGTCTCATGCTTATCCAATGGTTCGCGATTGGTCCGGACTGGATGCCGGAATTCATGAAAATGCGGGCGTCCGGCTGGGGGGACGATTGGAGGCAAATGCTTCTGCCCGTCATCACGCTTGGTACAGGGGGAGCGGCGATTATTGCGCGCATGACACGTTCATCGATGCTTGAAGTGATCGGGCAAGATTACATCCGGACGGCAAGGGCGAAAGGGATGGGCGAGCGCGTCGTTATTTATCGCCATGCCCTTAAGAACGCCTTGATTCCCGTCATTACGGTTGTCGGTCTTGAGTTCGGAGGATTTCTGGGAGGAGCTGTGCTGACGGAAACAATTTTTGCAATTAACGGCATGGGACGCTTGACAATCGACGCAATCCGGACGCGGGACTTCCCGATTGTACAAGGGACTGTTCTCGTCATTTCATTCCTGTTCGTATTTGTGAATTTGCTCGTGGACATATCGTACCGCGTCTTGAATAAACGGATCGATTTGAACTGA
- the nikC gene encoding nickel transporter permease, which translates to MVQHTPAAQIGQKRSSPRVEAYKAFWRRLRKNKAAVVGGALVLFFILTGIFGPFLTSFDPNTTQIANKLKPPSGEHWFGTDNYGRDIFTRIIHGMGITMKVGFFSVALGGVIGVFLGIISGYYGGKLDTVIMRIMDILLAFPGILLALAIVSVLGGSLQNVIIAVGIFSVPAFARIVRGSTLSVRKLEYIDAIKALGANDGRIIFKHILPNVLSPIIVQLTLRIATAVLTASGLAFLGLGAKPPTPEWGAMLSEGRTFLREAPHLVLFPGIMIVIVVLAFNIFGDGLRDALDPKMNK; encoded by the coding sequence ATGGTTCAACATACACCTGCTGCACAAATCGGACAGAAACGGTCGAGTCCTAGAGTTGAAGCATACAAAGCTTTTTGGCGCAGGCTCCGTAAAAATAAGGCAGCGGTTGTCGGAGGTGCCCTTGTCTTATTTTTCATTTTGACGGGGATATTCGGTCCATTCCTGACATCGTTTGATCCAAATACGACGCAAATCGCGAATAAATTGAAACCGCCTTCCGGGGAGCATTGGTTCGGCACGGACAATTACGGGCGTGACATTTTTACGCGGATCATTCATGGTATGGGAATTACGATGAAGGTCGGCTTCTTTTCGGTTGCACTCGGCGGAGTAATCGGAGTTTTTCTCGGCATCATTTCAGGCTATTATGGCGGGAAGCTGGATACGGTCATTATGCGGATCATGGACATCCTTCTTGCATTTCCAGGCATCCTTCTGGCACTTGCCATCGTTTCGGTACTTGGCGGCAGTTTGCAGAACGTCATCATAGCAGTCGGGATTTTCTCCGTTCCGGCATTCGCAAGAATCGTGCGCGGGTCTACATTATCGGTAAGGAAGCTGGAATACATCGACGCGATTAAAGCGCTGGGGGCGAACGACGGACGAATCATTTTCAAGCATATTTTGCCGAATGTCCTGTCGCCGATCATTGTTCAATTGACGCTGCGTATTGCGACTGCTGTCCTGACGGCGAGCGGACTAGCATTTCTCGGGCTTGGTGCAAAGCCGCCCACTCCGGAATGGGGGGCGATGCTCAGTGAAGGACGGACTTTTTTGAGAGAGGCGCCGCATCTTGTTTTATTTCCGGGAATCATGATCGTCATCGTCGTGTTGGCATTCAATATCTTTGGGGATGGGTTGCGCGATGCGCTTGATCCGAAGATGAATAAATGA
- a CDS encoding acyltransferase family protein, with protein MKKKRLTWVDVTKGFLMILVVIGHYPGELDFPLAKYIYWFHMPAFFILSGLFFKPVLEKGLMKPTIHKRFMQLIVPYLFFLVSITLIRYGMEIGSGNRELSWYLNDLWTLAVGGRFIRGAYGVFWFVTTLFFTYIFFLLLTKYFNRTKQFIILGVFYTIAHLESIIAMHVIGGKPSEAAQSIPMIWNIDVALMAIVYFAIGYYLKDFWMDISKRGMVAALVVSVTAVLLDSFQVIDYRLSMKFLRYDHFVLDLVIPLSFTILLVGVFQFITARLSLSWLRKIEQHSLSIMYLHIFADIILNDYFTYGLIGFTAIGVFIPIVVSILINKLLPHGKLLLGGFSPKKKSTPITT; from the coding sequence ATGAAGAAGAAACGGTTAACGTGGGTGGATGTCACAAAAGGTTTTTTGATGATTCTCGTAGTCATCGGGCATTATCCTGGAGAGCTTGATTTTCCGCTCGCGAAATATATTTATTGGTTCCATATGCCTGCATTTTTCATCTTGAGTGGGTTGTTTTTCAAGCCAGTTTTGGAAAAAGGGCTTATGAAACCGACAATTCACAAGCGTTTTATGCAGTTGATTGTCCCCTATCTGTTTTTCCTTGTCAGCATCACGTTGATCCGTTACGGTATGGAAATTGGTTCAGGCAATCGGGAGTTGTCCTGGTACCTCAATGATCTGTGGACGCTAGCCGTCGGCGGGCGATTTATTCGCGGAGCGTACGGGGTCTTCTGGTTTGTGACGACATTGTTTTTCACTTATATATTTTTCTTACTGCTAACGAAATATTTCAATCGGACGAAGCAGTTCATCATTCTCGGCGTTTTCTACACCATTGCCCATCTCGAAAGCATTATCGCAATGCATGTCATCGGCGGCAAACCATCCGAGGCGGCACAATCGATCCCGATGATTTGGAACATCGACGTCGCGCTCATGGCCATCGTCTATTTCGCCATCGGCTATTATTTGAAGGATTTTTGGATGGATATTTCGAAGCGAGGAATGGTCGCGGCATTAGTTGTCAGTGTGACGGCTGTCCTGCTCGACAGTTTCCAAGTCATTGACTACCGTCTTAGCATGAAGTTTTTACGGTACGACCATTTCGTTTTGGATCTGGTCATTCCCCTATCCTTCACGATTCTTTTGGTAGGAGTATTCCAGTTCATCACGGCCCGACTGTCACTCAGCTGGCTGCGGAAAATCGAGCAGCACTCGCTATCCATTATGTACTTGCACATTTTTGCAGACATCATTTTGAATGATTATTTCACGTATGGCCTTATCGGATTCACGGCCATCGGAGTGTTCATTCCCATCGTCGTTTCAATTTTAATCAATAAGTTGCTGCCGCATGGAAAACTTCTGCTTGGCGGATTTTCACCGAAGAAGAAGTCAACACCAATAACGACGTAA
- a CDS encoding ABC transporter ATP-binding protein → MEMNLLEVRDLRTSFYTDDGEIKAVDGVSFTLPQGKTLGIVGESGSGKSITALSILRLLANNGKIIGGEVNFKGKDLLSFSDKQMRDIRGNAISMIFQEPMTSLNPVFTVGQQIGESLMKHQDLSKKAAHLKSVELLKLVGIPSPEKRVKQYPYELSGGMRQRVMIAMALACNPEILIADEPTTALDVTIQAQILMLIRDLQKRLGMSVIMITHDLGVVAETCEYVAVMYAGQVVEYSDVVTLFQKPKHPYTIGLINSLPRHDVELERLESISGNVPNPKEMPTGCRFAPRCPAAIDLCRNVMPDLLIDNEGNDVRCWIYSETWEGEAEVIVYGEKRIAQSRGAETILSD, encoded by the coding sequence ATGGAAATGAATTTATTGGAAGTACGGGATCTCCGTACGTCCTTTTATACGGATGATGGGGAAATAAAGGCGGTCGATGGCGTCAGTTTCACGCTTCCGCAGGGGAAAACGTTAGGGATTGTCGGTGAGTCGGGGTCGGGAAAGAGCATTACGGCGCTTTCGATATTGAGACTTCTTGCAAACAACGGCAAGATTATCGGTGGAGAAGTCAATTTTAAAGGGAAGGATCTTCTCTCCTTCTCCGACAAGCAAATGCGGGATATCCGAGGGAATGCGATTTCGATGATATTTCAGGAGCCGATGACGTCGTTGAACCCAGTCTTCACTGTCGGCCAGCAGATCGGCGAGTCGCTAATGAAACACCAGGATTTGTCGAAGAAGGCGGCCCATTTGAAATCAGTTGAGCTGCTGAAACTCGTCGGGATTCCTTCGCCGGAAAAACGAGTAAAACAATATCCATACGAATTATCAGGAGGCATGCGGCAGCGGGTCATGATTGCGATGGCACTTGCTTGTAATCCGGAAATTTTAATAGCCGATGAACCGACAACTGCGCTCGACGTGACAATCCAGGCACAGATTCTCATGCTCATCCGCGATTTGCAGAAGCGGCTTGGTATGTCGGTCATCATGATTACGCATGATCTAGGGGTTGTCGCGGAAACATGCGAATATGTCGCCGTCATGTATGCGGGACAAGTTGTGGAATATTCGGATGTCGTGACGCTGTTCCAGAAGCCGAAGCATCCATATACGATTGGTTTGATCAATTCATTGCCAAGGCACGATGTAGAGCTTGAAAGGTTGGAGTCAATCAGTGGAAATGTGCCGAATCCGAAAGAGATGCCTACTGGTTGTAGATTTGCTCCAAGATGCCCGGCCGCGATCGATCTATGCAGGAACGTCATGCCGGATTTATTGATAGATAATGAAGGAAATGATGTGAGATGCTGGATTTATTCAGAAACATGGGAAGGCGAAGCGGAGGTGATCGTCTATGGCGAAAAAAGAATTGCTCAAAGTCGAGGGGCTGAAACAATACTTTCCGATTAA
- a CDS encoding glutathione ABC transporter substrate-binding protein — MKRNGNVKWLFVLAFALSMILAACSGGGSPSSESGSGTDIDEGKGKGIEGGDLVLAVLSDASSLDPAGSNDVPSSVIQANIYETLVKRDDDNKIIEGLAEKWEAIDDTTYEFTLRKGVTFHDGEPFNAEVVKMNLERVLDPEVASPRYFLYEMITDITVKDEHTVQIKTEYPFAPLLAHLSHNGGSMVSPKSIEEDYSAMKAGEAAGSVIATNPVGTGFFKFESWTPGAEIKLSKNEDYWGDKAHVDTVTFKVVPESAVRNADLETGYVHIADPVQPNEVAGINDGSFAKINQKASSSLAYLGFNTEKEPFNDPKVRRAISMLVNKDDISEGVYDGFGVAAKGPLAPGIFGYNEDAKPIEYNVEEAKKLLKEAGYENGFKSSIWTNDNPQRQQIAVLLQDELKKVNVEVSIEVMEFGAYLDKTANGEHDMFILGWSNPTGDADYGLYALFHSSQKGDPGNRSFYENPEVDKLLEQGRRESNPDERIKIYNKVQEHLIEDAPMAYLIHTEYLTGVSNKIRGFSIGTDGIYKLKDVQFVEE; from the coding sequence ATGAAGAGAAATGGCAATGTTAAATGGCTGTTTGTTCTAGCTTTCGCTTTGTCAATGATTCTTGCTGCATGTTCTGGGGGTGGTTCACCTTCTTCAGAAAGTGGATCGGGGACTGATATTGACGAAGGCAAAGGGAAAGGGATTGAAGGCGGCGACTTGGTGCTCGCAGTTCTATCAGATGCATCTTCATTGGATCCGGCTGGTTCCAACGATGTGCCGTCTTCCGTAATACAGGCGAACATTTATGAAACGCTTGTGAAACGGGATGACGACAATAAAATCATCGAAGGTCTTGCAGAAAAATGGGAAGCCATCGATGATACAACGTATGAATTCACACTCCGTAAAGGCGTTACATTCCATGATGGCGAGCCTTTTAACGCGGAAGTCGTGAAAATGAACCTTGAGCGGGTCCTCGATCCAGAGGTTGCATCACCACGCTATTTCCTATATGAAATGATCACTGACATTACTGTAAAAGACGAGCATACCGTACAAATTAAAACGGAATACCCATTTGCTCCTTTGCTCGCCCACCTTTCACATAACGGTGGCAGCATGGTTAGTCCGAAGTCGATCGAAGAGGATTATTCGGCTATGAAAGCTGGTGAAGCAGCAGGCTCCGTCATTGCGACAAACCCTGTTGGAACAGGCTTTTTTAAATTCGAAAGTTGGACGCCTGGAGCTGAAATCAAACTCTCCAAAAACGAAGACTACTGGGGCGACAAAGCTCATGTAGACACTGTGACGTTCAAAGTTGTTCCTGAAAGTGCGGTCCGGAACGCAGACCTTGAAACAGGCTACGTTCATATCGCGGATCCAGTCCAACCGAATGAAGTTGCAGGCATCAATGACGGCAGCTTCGCGAAAATCAACCAAAAAGCATCGTCCAGCCTTGCATATTTAGGTTTCAATACCGAGAAAGAACCATTCAATGATCCAAAAGTTCGTAGAGCAATATCCATGCTTGTGAATAAAGATGACATTAGCGAAGGCGTGTACGACGGTTTTGGAGTGGCTGCAAAAGGACCACTTGCCCCAGGAATCTTCGGTTATAACGAAGATGCAAAACCGATTGAATACAATGTGGAAGAAGCGAAAAAGCTTCTGAAGGAAGCCGGCTATGAGAACGGCTTCAAATCTTCCATCTGGACGAACGACAACCCACAACGTCAACAAATTGCAGTCCTTTTGCAGGATGAATTGAAGAAAGTCAATGTCGAAGTAAGCATTGAGGTCATGGAGTTCGGCGCGTACCTCGATAAAACGGCAAACGGCGAGCATGACATGTTCATACTTGGCTGGTCCAACCCGACAGGCGACGCCGACTACGGATTATACGCATTGTTCCATTCATCCCAAAAGGGTGACCCAGGAAACCGTTCGTTCTATGAAAATCCGGAAGTCGACAAGCTTCTCGAACAAGGCCGCCGTGAATCCAATCCCGATGAGCGCATTAAAATCTACAACAAAGTACAAGAGCACTTAATCGAAGACGCTCCGATGGCATACTTGATCCATACGGAATACCTTACGGGCGTCAGCAATAAAATCAGAGGCTTCTCCATCGGCACGGACGGCATCTATAAGTTGAAAGACGTTCAGTTCGTAGAAGAGTGA
- a CDS encoding methyl-accepting chemotaxis protein gives MLRQKGSVRKKIILGTLIPIYLLTMLFGFVFYYTSMRIVEVNVMPEFEKSLNSTMDDVKEKVTGRLVNRALKDKNAHNQLMHIINGVKKKNGVENISIHSKVDGQDMLLAFSDSTDYLVKQTFNADHNRALDKAKPLFSGVYKDDHGVHKSLYYPIPESDTVLVVSQDASSITDLQRTIIIVSIALIVLGSILGVAIPSIISRKITKPLQELVRFTDVIAQGDLTQTVQLKSQDEIGRLAHSFNHMKNELSGMIKHVNAAADNVVNSSSELAYSAEQMSEVVNQSTVATQEVSTASESLSVAANQNLTALEQITAGIQDIADSSSKVAEETSEVSEAAEQGSQLINDSIEGIHTINQSVQASMKITETMHIRSSEIEKIIGMITDISGQINLLALNAAIEAARAGDAGKGFSVVASEVRNLAEQSAASAKQIRGLITEMQNGSRQSVEAMAQVYSDVERETVIVNDAGKTFGSIMKKIANISDNVQSVSATVQEISAGSEQILASTHDTVQSLGVSSDHTQNIAASMEEQLASMEEMVATTDTLHDLANELKTEISKFKVDEEVLIEETQIEEEREILSEEESVKDEQSI, from the coding sequence TTGTTAAGGCAAAAGGGAAGCGTTCGGAAGAAAATTATTCTAGGGACATTGATTCCTATTTATCTTCTTACGATGCTGTTCGGCTTTGTATTTTATTACACGTCGATGCGCATTGTGGAAGTGAATGTCATGCCGGAGTTTGAGAAATCGCTGAACTCAACGATGGATGACGTAAAGGAGAAAGTTACGGGGCGGCTCGTCAATCGCGCGTTGAAAGATAAGAATGCACATAACCAGCTTATGCATATCATCAATGGCGTGAAGAAAAAGAACGGCGTTGAGAACATTTCGATACATAGCAAAGTGGACGGCCAGGACATGCTGCTTGCCTTCTCCGATTCCACGGATTATTTAGTAAAGCAGACATTCAATGCTGATCACAACCGGGCACTGGATAAGGCCAAGCCGTTGTTCAGCGGCGTCTATAAAGATGACCACGGGGTTCATAAGTCTCTATATTACCCGATCCCCGAGTCGGATACGGTGCTCGTTGTGAGCCAGGATGCTTCGTCAATCACTGATCTGCAACGGACAATCATCATTGTGAGCATCGCCCTTATTGTCCTCGGCAGCATCCTTGGTGTCGCGATTCCTTCGATTATATCTAGAAAGATTACGAAACCGCTTCAGGAATTGGTCCGTTTCACCGATGTCATTGCGCAAGGCGACTTGACGCAAACGGTCCAATTGAAGAGCCAGGATGAAATCGGCCGGCTTGCACACAGCTTCAATCATATGAAAAATGAACTAAGTGGCATGATCAAGCATGTGAATGCGGCGGCTGACAATGTCGTCAATTCGTCCAGTGAATTGGCATACAGCGCGGAGCAGATGAGTGAAGTCGTGAACCAGTCGACAGTTGCGACGCAGGAAGTATCCACAGCAAGCGAGTCGCTTTCAGTAGCTGCCAATCAAAATCTGACGGCACTCGAGCAGATTACGGCGGGCATCCAAGACATTGCTGACTCCTCTTCGAAAGTGGCGGAAGAGACGTCGGAAGTTTCGGAAGCGGCGGAGCAAGGCAGCCAGCTCATCAACGATTCAATCGAAGGCATTCATACGATCAATCAATCTGTACAAGCATCGATGAAGATTACGGAAACGATGCATATCCGTTCATCTGAAATTGAGAAGATCATCGGTATGATCACCGACATTTCCGGTCAAATCAACCTCCTTGCGTTGAACGCAGCCATCGAAGCGGCTCGTGCGGGTGACGCAGGCAAAGGCTTCAGTGTTGTAGCGAGTGAAGTGCGCAACTTGGCGGAGCAATCTGCCGCTTCGGCGAAGCAGATCCGTGGACTTATCACTGAAATGCAAAACGGTTCCCGTCAATCTGTCGAAGCGATGGCACAAGTCTATTCAGATGTTGAACGCGAAACGGTCATCGTCAACGATGCCGGCAAAACATTCGGCAGCATAATGAAGAAAATCGCGAACATCTCAGATAATGTCCAGTCCGTTTCGGCTACAGTCCAGGAAATTTCCGCAGGCTCCGAACAGATTCTGGCATCGACCCACGATACCGTACAGTCATTGGGTGTATCATCCGACCATACGCAAAACATCGCTGCATCCATGGAAGAACAGCTTGCCTCGATGGAAGAGATGGTCGCAACAACAGATACTTTGCACGACCTCGCGAATGAATTGAAAACGGAAATTAGTAAATTCAAAGTGGATGAAGAAGTGCTAATCGAAGAAACTCAGATTGAAGAGGAACGCGAAATTCTAAGTGAAGAAGAATCGGTAAAGGACGAACAATCTATTTAA
- a CDS encoding ABC transporter ATP-binding protein — translation MAKKELLKVEGLKQYFPIKGGMMGRTVNHVKAVDDISFTIYEGETVSIVGESGCGKSTTGRAILRLEEPTEGVVTFNGLELTSLSKREMRKQRKDLQIIFQDPYASINPRQTVSDVLDEAMTIQKVLPAKQRRARIIGLLETVGLNEYQADRYPHEFSGGQRQRIGIARALSVNPKLIICDEAVSALDVSIQAQVLNLLKDLQREFKLTYLFISHDLGVVRHISDRVIVMYLGKIVEIGDKYSIFENPKHPYTRALLSAIPVPDPTYEKKHIVLTGDVPSPIDPPEGCRFHTRCPFAQEKCKVDMPVLRTHESMINGHKAACHFVEHIANGELLVKGFEEAVF, via the coding sequence ATGGCGAAAAAAGAATTGCTCAAAGTCGAGGGGCTGAAACAATACTTTCCGATTAAAGGTGGAATGATGGGCCGCACTGTCAACCATGTGAAAGCGGTTGATGATATCAGTTTTACGATCTACGAAGGTGAGACGGTCAGCATAGTCGGGGAGTCGGGCTGTGGAAAATCCACCACGGGCCGCGCCATACTCCGGTTGGAAGAACCAACGGAAGGCGTCGTCACATTCAATGGGCTTGAACTGACATCATTGTCGAAACGGGAGATGAGGAAGCAACGAAAGGATTTGCAGATCATTTTCCAAGATCCATACGCATCCATCAACCCGCGTCAAACTGTTTCGGATGTTCTAGATGAAGCTATGACGATCCAAAAAGTACTGCCTGCGAAGCAGCGGAGGGCGCGGATCATCGGGTTGCTGGAAACTGTCGGTTTGAATGAATACCAGGCTGACCGGTATCCGCATGAATTTTCTGGGGGGCAGCGTCAGCGGATTGGCATTGCCCGGGCATTATCGGTCAATCCAAAACTCATCATATGCGATGAGGCCGTATCCGCATTGGATGTCTCCATTCAAGCGCAAGTGCTGAACTTATTGAAGGATTTGCAAAGGGAATTCAAATTGACGTATTTATTCATATCACATGACTTAGGTGTCGTCCGTCATATTTCGGACAGAGTCATTGTCATGTATTTAGGGAAGATCGTCGAAATCGGTGATAAGTATTCGATATTTGAAAATCCGAAGCACCCATACACGCGAGCCTTGCTATCCGCTATTCCGGTCCCGGATCCAACATATGAGAAAAAGCATATCGTCCTGACGGGAGACGTCCCTTCGCCGATCGATCCGCCGGAAGGGTGCCGTTTCCATACTCGTTGTCCATTCGCGCAGGAAAAATGCAAAGTAGACATGCCGGTATTGCGCACGCATGAGTCAATGATCAACGGCCATAAAGCCGCATGCCATTTTGTGGAGCATATTGCAAATGGCGAGTTGCTAGTGAAAGGATTTGAGGAAGCGGTGTTTTAG